Proteins from one Megalopta genalis isolate 19385.01 chromosome 1, iyMegGena1_principal, whole genome shotgun sequence genomic window:
- the ana3 gene encoding rotatin homolog anastral spindle 3 isoform X2 yields the protein MSNMNGISAMHVKKLSHSLEEIRSRALDNIISKYDLGFGCDCDAVKKELITKLFNWFSFETFSRTQTVLDLLLRLLKSGDKSYLNVFGKLRLQNELYELRKKLGSEWYEKLNEIEEFIASTNNLQTNEIFVEDTMDSASPKMGFIDYDRHRTRIKDYDCNRYKTYGTEGHDLSYNRSVPSVLDGSIPFDLTLECGDGTPISKTTEGGVKWLVMPWQPLVTSDRGVLAAVEEALNNTLDTNLILHTCQFITNVMMQDFPAEVFLQRPAIVSILHNLLESNANSSSTNLRDVVPMVLKTLNKLTRSLRLRIYYYCDPCIANKKQKLLAGKLSSNAYSSSETRDSPDGGFLEANYQAYQSAGTSERSQNSTNNVDDSILQLQQMLIPNFCIESLKHVISQLSIPSNSTFPLRNAKYITDLAYELVQLLITSIMPNIWLCNDDVAMKITEDLKILFNMLGDVVQYFGSYNAIDHFRITYLHLVTITMKLISNIVPLEIADVVFPKSLKTSICTAILDAPIYFLYLRLHTVLQEYGRQFQGSDEIAYIKMFDETRLIAKSMKAAISLIKNSSDLSHSDTLKTLYASKLSLSYHKNFYIIKTTVKFLQNIHRYSLNNEDHTLATKLILSLLANADTDIQYTTYLECHTLVCNTLGVNYNSERSSWENLIFLFEPSVLTEIIAHGVTNDDKKIKEISEEILVYILKGRVQMGESGWLRLLETIVPVLPLLQCHAHPSTALGQCVTKLFDPDVSSSIQLPYIEVFKGNLRYLFSSESDIREEAVCRLIWLLGKEKDSVQKLPRLSSLHGLPLNSLCILEHQSCLRKSTGNYQRSNLLSVLEMLNTPNLDPKMRKSALVQISVMLSDVSLHKLFITENGLVLILKIFNSALVEKDYIHYPDSVAPIITILDLLVSTENTVRYDLSIQINVLSNIIRSIFLFPSNECIRTDGSKLLCLLLYNEHIMRLSEKHTENYSQLNMSLPHLITSKMKLPFLCKSHWKISMHRRSDISVLHSTNPLASTFIKQYWIWEWNDGLNVLWKSWSDLNNSNLSEKLKIQENEFMTLRFSFPHYYCQQQLYNIQNSTTHTAVACALDYLTIYIKFYKLQQYEEIKDISLLPWERTFERFLLSHPASKEDRGLFVEVLNFLQLHANITKNGKNRWANKIIKHITKSLAELFKDSELDNQDVHQSILKLARTCSAIEKPEKSTEEDEDVWLHFIELVVSILCFGDQQHFYNLAYLDWLLTCLTYLIGKCHWANYKNLLISLGNTLIELIISFHGAGTVSFMGLSITRNSIICLNQLLYQMQLNFNKTAFAAFWYDEGRSLSWLPMLWQNRDSLVQASALQLLAGLINNVHTASQLLSTIALAPSELCQTLLQYILSNDESCIVREQACLAFSNLVKNCNSLPFQYVDSLKANALLIYVEQHNTYYEMSVLCSNVYMYTTLDCDLMDQHDRDNAATPSVHSVQSGCTSLVPRTISYLYNCQDEMQPFSVRGSEITDNCLQLVVTPSLITAICRLLNNLIFVGKQEIIHQIYEHSIDKYLLSCIGEIHKDIDSKRNLSHYCDVLEMYISICTVLTNCVTYSNEYITLINFSPDSIHALICFLNNDLYCTDSSNLVSLKNRLWTEIFNFIAVLSLTENQHFEAIQAALELSDPTAVLLSTCTAIKDLNVELRMSAIGCLAFLLSLEIQKDYLGKSSVSLQTVIDTTLIETSSDSRNNLREIISDINKLSLRNVNAHAKKSPESEDILLVFDKAVDREFEKKEILMGEELCSIFLHLFIIHNYNRSTKNRKLNEDRDLITGALSNLLCVSNTAKNFALEENLPETILMILKELYVRLNLQPFELFKNQMERERKFTMLS from the exons gtcACAGTCTCGAGGAAATTCGATCGAGAGCTTTggataatattatttcaaaataCGATCTTGGATTCGGATGTGATTGCGATGCCGTAAAAAAGGAATTAATAACGAAATTATTTAATTGGTTCTCATTCGAGACCTTCTCACGAACGCAAACGGTTCTGGACTTACTACTACGTCTTTTAAAG TCAGGCGACAAAAGTTACTTGAATGTATTTGGTAAATTGAGACTTCAAAatgaattatatgaattaaggaaaaagttaggTTCAGAATGgtatgaaaaattgaacgaaATTGAAGAATTTATTGCCAGCACAAATAATTTAcaaacgaatgaaatatttgtTGAAGATACAATG GACTCTGCCTCTCCAAAAATGGGTTTTATTGACTATGATAGACACAGAACACGTATAAAAGATTACGACTGCAATCGATACAAAACCTATGGAACAGAGGGACATGATTTATCATATAATCGTTCTGTTCCTTCAGTTCTGGATGG CTCCATACCATTCGATTTAACATTGGAATGTGGGGATGGAACACCAATATCGAAGACCACAGAGGGTGGTGTTAAGTGGCTAGTTATGCCATGGCAACCTTTGGTCACTTCAGACAGGGGTGTCCTAGCAGCTGTTGAAGAAGCTTTAAACAATACCTTAGACACTAATCTGATACTACACACATGTCAATTTATTACAAATGTAATGATGCAAGACTTTCCCGCTGAAGTGTTCCTTCAAAGACCAGCAATAGTCTCG ATACTCCACAATCTTTTAGAGTCAAATGCAAATTCCTCGAGCACCAATTTAAGGGATGTTGTACCAATGGTATTAAAaacattgaacaaattaacacgATCTCTAAGActtagaatttattattattgtgatcCATGTATTGCAAATAAAAAACAGAAG CTATTAGCAGGTAAATTAAGCAGCAATGCTTATTCTTCTTCCGAGACTAGGGACAGCCCAGATGGAGGATTTCTGGAAGCTAATTATCAAGCATATCAATCTGCA GGTACAAGTGAAAGAAGTCAGAACTCAACAAACAACGTTGATGACTCCATTTTGCAATTGCAGCAAATGCTCATACCAAATTTCTGCATTGAGTCCTTGAAACACGTTATATCTCAATTAAGCATTCCGAGCAACTCAACATTTCCATTAAGAAACGCCAAGTATATTACAGATTTGGCTTATGAATTAGTACAACTTCTTATCACAAGCATCATGCCGAATATTTGGCTCTGCAATGACGATGTAGCTATGAAAATTACTGAAGACTTGAAAATACTGTTTAATATGTTAGGGGATGTTGTACAGTATTTTGGAAGCTACAATGCGATAGATCATTTTAGAATAACGTACTTACATCTTGTGACTATTACGATGAAACTTATAAGTAATATCGTTCCGTTAGAAATAGCAGACGTTGTTTTTCCTAAATCACTGAAAACGTCGATTTGTACAGCTATATTAGATGCTCCaatatattttttgtatttaaGACTGCACACTGTGTTGCAAGAATATGGGCGA CAATTTCAAGGGAGTGACGAAATTGCATACATCAAAATGTTCGACGAAACACGATTGATAGCGAAGTCAATGAAAGCAGCCATATCCTTGATAAAAAATTCATCAGATTTGTCTCATTCAGACACTTTGAAAACGTTGTACGCTTCGAAGTTAAGTTTGTCTTATCACAaaaatttctatattattaaaaCCACTGTTAAATTCTTGCAGAACATACATAG GTATTCTCTCAACAACGAAGATCACACGTTGGCCACAAAATTAATATTGAGTTTACTGGCAAATGCAGATACcgatatacaatatacaacTTATTTGGAGTGTCACACACTGGTCTGCAATACTTTGGGTGTGAACTATAACAGCGAAAGATCGTCCTgggaaaatttaatatttttatttgaaccaTCAGTTCTAACAGAGATTATTGCTCATGGTGTAACAAACGACGATAAAAAA ATCAAAGAAATATCAGAAGAGATATTGGTATATATTCTAAAAGGAAGAGTTCAGATGGGAGAGAGTGGGTGGTTAAGATTGTTAGAAACCATTGTGCCAGTATTGCCTCTTTTACAATGTCATGCTCATCCTTCTACAGCATTAGGACAATGTGTGACGAAACTCTTTGATCCTGATGTGTCCTCCAGTATACAGTTACCATACATTGAG GTCTTTAAGGGTAATTTAAGATATCTTTTCTCATCGGAAAGCGATATCAGGGAAGAGGCAGTTTGCAGATTGATTTGGCTTCTTGGAAAAGAAAAAGATTCTGTCCAAAAATTGCCACGTCTCTCGTCCTTGCACGGTTTACCTCTTAATTCACTTTGTATACTTGAACATCAATCATGTCTTAGAAAATCAACAGGCAATTATCAG AGAAGTAATTTATTGTCCGTCCTTGAAATGTTAAATACACCTAATCTTGATCCGAAAATGCGAAAATCTGCTTTGGTCCAAATTAGTGTTATGCTGTCGGATGTCTCTTtgcataaattatttattactgaAAATGGACTGGTATTGATCTTGAAGATATTTAATAGTGCACTG GTAGAAAAGGATTACATTCATTATCCAGATTCCGTAGCTCCAATAATCACCATCTTGGATTTATTGGTATCCACTGAAAATACTGTACGCTATGATCTGTCTATCCAAATAAACGTTCTTTCAAATATAATCAGGA GTATTTTTCTATTTCCAAGTAATGAATGCATTAGAACCGATGGTTCGAAACTTTTATGTTTATTACTTTACAACGAACACATCATGAGGCTGAGTGAAAAACATACGGAAAATTATAGTCAATTAAACATGTCGTTGCCGCATCTTATCACATCCAAAATGAAATTACCGTTTCTTTGTAAATCACATTGGAAAATAAGTATGCACAGGCGATCGGATATATCTG tcCTTCATAGTACTAATCCATTGGCATCAACTTTTATTAAACAGTATTGGATATGGGAATGGAATGACGGTTTAAACGTGCTTTGGAAAAGTTGGAGTGACCTAAATAACTCTAACTTGTcggaaaagttaaaaattcaagaaAACGAGTTCATGACGTTGCGTTTCAGTTTTCCCCATTACTATTGCCAGCAGCAATTGTACAACATACAGAACTCTACCACGCACACTGCAGTTGCATGCGCGCTTGACTATCTCACAAT ATACataaaattttacaaattgCAACAGTATGAGGAAATCAAGGACATAAGTTTATTACCTTGGGAACGAACATTTGAACGATTTTTGCTCTCTCATCCGGCAAGCAAAGAGGACCGTGGACTGTTCGTTGAAGTTTTAAACTTTTTACAGCTTCATGCGAACATTACAAAAAACG GGAAAAACAGATGGGCCAATAAGATTATAAAACACATCACAAAATCGTTAGCAGAATTGTTTAAAGATTCAGAGCTGGACAATCAAGACGTTCATCAATCGATATTGAAGTTAGCACGCACGTGCTCAGCCATAGAGAAGCCTGAAAAATCCACTGAAGAAGATGAAGATGTTTGGCTTCACTTTATCGAACTCGTAGTCTCTATTTTATGTTTTGGAGACCAAcagcatttttataatttag CATACCTTGATTGGCTGTTAACATGTTTAACATATTTAATTGGAAAATGCCACTGggcaaattacaaaaatttattaatatcacTAGGAAATACTTTGATTGAATTGATTATATCATTCCACGGTGCTGGAACAGTTAGCTTCATGGGCTTATCCATAACTAGAAATTCCATAATTTGCTTGAATCAGTTGCTATACCAAATGCAGCTCAATTTCAACAAAACT GCTTTCGCAGCATTTTGGTACGACGAAGGTCGCTCATTAAGCTGGCTGCCCATGCTATGGCAAAATCGAGATTCTTTGGTCCAGGCATCCGCTTTGCAATTACTTGCCGGTTTGATAAATAACGTGCATACTGCTTCTCAACTTTTATCTACCATAGCATTAGCACCGAGTGAGTTGTGCCAGACACTACTTCAATATATTCTCAGTAACGATGAGTCGTGTATAGTTAGAGAACAAGCATGCCTTGCATTCAGTAATTTAGTGAAAAATTGCAATTCTTTACCATTTCAGTAT GTGGACTCTTTGAAAGCGAAtgcacttttgatatacgttgaACAACACAACACTTACTATGAAATGAGTGTTTTGTGCTCGAACGTCTACATGTACACTACTCTCGATTGCGATTTAATGGATCAACATGATCGAGACAATGCAGCTACACCATCTGTTCACAGTGTACAGTCCGGTTGCACTTCATTGGTGCCACGTACAATTTCTTATCTGTATAATTGTCAAGATGAGATGCAACCTT TTTCAGTTAGAGGATCAGAAATCACAGACAACTGCCTCCAGCTAGTAGTCACACCGTCTTTAATAACTGCAATTTGCAGATTGTTAAACAATTTGATATTTGTAGGAAAACAAGAGATCATTCACCAAATTTATGAGCACTCTATAGACAAATATTTGTTGAG TTGTATAGGTGAAATTCACAAAGATATCGACAGCAAAAGGAATTTGTCACACTATTGTGATGTTTTGGAAATGTACATCAGCATTTGCACAGTTCTAACGAATTGCGTCACCTATAGCAACGAATATATTACCCTCATTAATTTTTCTCCGGACTCTATTCATGCATTAATTTGTTTCCTGAATAATGATTTATATT GTACTGATTCATCAAACTTGGTGTCGTTGAAAAACCGCTTATGGACGGAGATCTTCAATTTCATAGCCGTGCTTTCACTGACTGAAAATCAGCATTTTGAAGCAATACAAGCAGCCCTAGAATTATCCGATCCGACTGCAGTGCTCTTATCAACTTGCACTGCAATAAAAGACCTTAATGTGGAACTTCGCATGAGTGCAATCGGTTGTCTAGCGTTTCTCCTTTCATTGGAGATTCAAAAAGACTATTTAGGGAAAAGCAGCGTCTCCTTGCAAACAGTAATAGACACCACTTTAATAGAAACTTCAAGCGACAGCAGAAACAACTTGAGAGAGATCATATCAGACATAAACAAGCTCTCTTTGCGAAACGTGAACGCACATGCGAAAAAGTCACCAGAAAGCGAAGACATTCTTTTGGTTTTTGACAAAGCAGTGGATCGTGAGTTCGAGAAAAAGGAAATCCTAATGGGGGAAGAATTGTGCagtatatttttacatttgttcattattcatAATTACAATCGGTCGACGAAGAACCGCAAATTAAACGAAGACAGAGATTTGATAACAGGCGCTCTTTCTAATTTATTGTGTGTGTCGAACACAGCCAAAAACTTCGCACTAGAAGAGAATTTACCGGAGACTATACTGATGATACTGAAGGAGCTGTATGTTAGGCTGAATTTGCAGCCGTTCGAGCTTTTCAAAAATCAAATGGAACGCGAAAGAAAG TTTACTATGCTAAGTTGA